The following are from one region of the Aspergillus chevalieri M1 DNA, chromosome 1, nearly complete sequence genome:
- a CDS encoding uncharacterized protein (COG:B,D;~EggNog:ENOG410PGYM;~InterPro:IPR004875;~PFAM:PF03184;~go_function: GO:0003676 - nucleic acid binding [Evidence IEA]), with protein sequence MKAIRTIAGDYNEDDIYNMDETGLFWRMPPSQSLSSANRPGVKRDKSRISVICCVNASGTDRLPVWVIGKARMPRALRNVNIPAMGAEWRWNKKAWVDQIVMREWLLAFYSHIGKRAVLLTMDNFAAHLAGLELAPPPPNIRICWLPKNSTSQYQPLDQGIIQNIKIYYRKQWLKFILYHYECNQDPLQIVTLLDCIRWPVRAWNHDILSTTILACFYKSTLVLNPVQLPIESPNLSSLYGHVQQSGRLSNCMDIGNFLNPVEELLVVESEEELSSETLLEHLITGASNTGDVYNDDQEDDSPEPAPLPKPLEDLNAVRLLISYMEGQDVSRASLLRSLERLERDLESEIITSRTQGTLDSWLR encoded by the coding sequence ATGAAGGCTATACGCACAATTGCAGGGGATTATAATGAGGATGATATAtataatatggatgaaacagGGCTTTTCTGGCGTATGCCCCCATCACAGAGCCTATCTTCAGCCAATAGGCCTGGTGTCAAACGGGATAAAAGCCGGATCTCAGTTATCTGCTGCGTTAATGCCTCTGGAACTGATCGATTGCCAGTTTGGGTGATTGGTAAAGCACGTATGCCACGAGCTCTCCGCAATGTCAACATACCTGCAATGGGAGCTGAGTGGCGATGGAATAAGAAGGCCTGGGTGGATCAAATTGTCATGCGAGAGTGGTTATTAGCATTCTATAGCCATATTGGCAAGCGAGCAGTCCTTCTTACTATGGATAATTTTGCTGCACATCTAGCTGGACTTGAATTAgcgccaccaccaccgaacATACGCATTTGCTGGCTGCCAAAGAACTCAACTAGCCAGTATCAGCCTCTTGATCAAGGGATTATACAAAATATCAAGATATATTACCGGAAACAATGGTTGAAATTCATTCTTTACCATTATGAATGCAATCAAGATCCACTACAGATTGTGACACTGTTGGATTGCATTCGATGGCCTGTACGAGCTTGGAATCATGACATATTGAGTACAACGATCCTTGCCTGCTTCTATAAAAGCACACTGGTTCTTAATCCAGTGCAACTTCCAATTGAATCTCCAAATCTATCATCTCTTTATGGACATGTACAGCAGTCTGGCCGCCTCTCAAACTGCATGGATATTGGAAACTTCCTAAACCCAGTGGAAGAGTTATTGGTTGTTGAGAGTGAGGAAGAGCTATCATCTGAGACTTTGCTTGAGCATTTGATTACAGGGGCTTCAAATACTGGAGATGTATATAATGATGATCAAGAGGATGATTCTCCGGAGCCAGCACCACTTCCAAAGCCTTTGGAAGATCTGAATGCTGTGCGACTGCTGATTTCTTATATGGAAGGGCAGGATGTGTCTAGAGCATCTCTTCTTCGGTCCCTTGAACGCCTTGAACGAGACCTGGAGAGTGAGATAATCACATCGCGGACCCAGGGCACACTGGATAGTTGGCTTAGATAA
- a CDS encoding SWIRM domain-containing protein (COG:S;~EggNog:ENOG410PMWY;~InterPro:IPR009057,IPR007526;~PFAM:PF04433;~go_function: GO:0005515 - protein binding [Evidence IEA]), with amino-acid sequence MTSFNGILQLEQSQKANMNRLPSVSSLMSPPEAKPFETFSPPFSHFAVSQDLSSNHEIKLPPISADRKRTQSEMDLPSPPVTPYTGNKKRKSQVSEQIDSDVVGSSTDPVLFPRNDPVADVATDEPLFGPMLPPTAEALIEQHINTHMARFDNKLNKPTRDEYILALSCVPIVSTQYNRNPVAWAKEERETLERQLAMMNRCRPAALEANLKRIAPAPAKKAVTSQPRVQRTPRVKRTPRSTPKHKALDSFVSSVPQISKATRAIGTNRDDTDYNSLEDLSPPISTLGGNAKALKADWKGQMLDLSNDPDRHLLNPAEVNLAATLRLSCATYLCSKRRIFEARVRALNVGKEFRKTDAQQACKIDVNKASKLWTAYERVGWFNPELFQQHRR; translated from the coding sequence ATGACCTCGTTCAATGGCATTTTGCAATTGGAACAAAGCCAGAAAGCCAACATGAATCGTTTACCATCTGTTTCCAGCCTCATGTCCCCTCCAGAAGCAAAACCGTTTGAGACGTTCAGTCCTCCATTTTCACACTTTGCAGTGTCACAGGATCTGTCTTCAAACCACGAGATTAAACTTCCTCCCATCTCAGCTGATCGGAAGCGGACACAGTCAGAAATGGATTTGCCATCTCCACCAGTCACTCCCTACACTGGGAACAAGAAAAGGAAGTCGCAAGTTTCTGAGCAAATCGACAGCGATGTGGTCGGATCTTCCACAGATCCTGTGCTTTTCCCTCGCAATGATCCTGTTGCTGATGTTGCCACTGATGAGCCATTATTTGGACCAATGCTTCCCCCAACAGCAGAAGCACTGATCGAGCAACATATCAATACACATATGGCAAGATTTGACAATAAATTGAACAAACCGACGCGTGATGAGTATATCCTGGCTCTTTCATGTGTACCGATTGTTTCGACTCAGTATAACCGCAATCCAGTAGCCTGGGCTAAAGAGGAACGTGAGACGTTAGAACGTCAGTTGGCCATGATGAATCGTTGCCGTCCTGCAGCTCTGGAGGCGAATTTGAAAAGGATTGCCCCGGCACCCGCCAAAAAAGCAGTTACTTCCCAGCCCCGTGTGCAACGTACACCTCGAGTCAAACGTACACCGCGGTCCACTCCCAAGCACAAGGCCCTTGATTCATTTGTTTCATCTGTACCGCAAATTTCCAAGGCGACTCGGGCCATAGGAACAAATCGCGATGATACAGATTACAACTCCCTCGAAGACTTGTCCCCACCCATCTCAACTCTTGGTGGCAATGCGAAAGCATTAAAGGCGGACTGGAAGGGCCAAATGCTAGATTTGAGCAACGATCCAGATCGGCACCTACTTAATCCTGCCGAGGTCAACCTTGCTGCCACTTTGAGGCTGTCATGTGCAACGTATCTGTGCAGCAAGCGCCGCATTTTCGAGGCTCGTGTTAGGGCTCTGAATGTCGGTAAAGAATTTCGCAAAACAGACGCGCAACAAGCTTGCAAGATCGATGTCAACAAGGCAAGCAAATTATGGACTGCGTATGAGCGTGTCGGTTGGTTTAATCCAGAGCTTTTTCAGCAACATCGGAGGTGA
- a CDS encoding CDC50/LEM3 family protein (COG:D,K,T;~EggNog:ENOG410PG9Y;~InterPro:IPR005045;~PFAM:PF03381;~TransMembrane:2 (i54-75o345-370i);~go_component: GO:0016020 - membrane [Evidence IEA]), whose product MSRIDANRAESLDNQDPTKDTDGDKKPKSRRPANTAFRQQRLKAWQPILNPKSVLPLFFVVGVIFAPIGGVLLWASSQVQELAIDYSECSDKAPTGPSSSQMPGDKYTSTFKSSAMDAPFWQRNTTDNTTCILTFSIPESMGPPVFMYYRLTNFYQNHRRYVQSMYLDQMKGKAVENKTIKGSTCEPLTIDPDTQKAYYPCGLIANSMFNDTINSPWQVGSVNGEVEYTMTNKGIAWESDKEIIKKTEYKPWEVVPPQNWRERFPNGYTEEQPIPDLGQDEDFMVWMRTAALPTFSKLARRNDTTELAPGNYRLSIQDRFPVTEYGGEKWILISTRTVIGGKNPFMGIAYVVVGGTCVLLGTLFTIAHLVRPRKLGDHTYLTWNNDQDSSAIASGRDQRLGAQAS is encoded by the exons ATGTCGCGGATAGATGCCAACCGTGCCGAATCTCTTGATAATCAAGATCCCACGAAAGATACAGATGGCGACAAGAAGCCTAAAAGCAGAAGACCAGCAA ACACTGCTTTTAGACAGCAACGCCTCAAGGCCTGGCA ACCAATTTTGAACCCAAAGAGCGTACTGCCACTATTCTTTGTCGTCGGAGTTATCTTTGCTCCTATTGGTGGTGTTCTTCTATGGGCGAGTTCACAG GTGCAAGAATTGGCGATTGATTATTCAGAATGTTCCGACAAGGCTCCCACGGGTCCTTCATCGTCGCAAATGCCCGGCGACAAATATACGTCGACATTTAAATCATCTGCAATGGACGCTCCATTTTGGCAGCGGAACACTACGGATAACACCACCTGCATCCTGACATTCTCGATACCTGAAAGCATGGGCCCGCCAGTGTTCATGTACTACCGCTTAACCAACTTCTATCAAAATCACCGAAGATATGTGCAGTCTATGTATCTTGATCAGATGAAAGGGAAAGCTGTTGAGAACAAGACCATCAAAGGGAGCACTTGTGAGCCTCTCACTATTGACCCAGACACGCAGAAAGCATACTATCCTTGTGGATTGATTGCGAATTCGATGTTCAATGATACAATCAACAGCCCTTGGCAGGTTGGGAGTGTGAATGGAGAGGTGGAGTATACAATGACAAACAAGGGAATTGCTTGGGAAAGTGACAAGGAAATTATAAAGAAAACAGAATACAAACCATGGGAGGTTGTGCCGCCGCAAAATTGGCGTGAAAGATTTCCAAATGGATATACTGAGGAGCAACCCATCCCTGACTTGGGCCAAGATGAAGATTTCATGGTTTGGATGAGGACTGCCGCGTTACCGACTTTTAGCAAACTCGCTCGAAGGAATGATACGACGGAATTGGCACCTGGAAATTATCGGTTGAGTATTCAAGACC GATTCCCTGTCACCGAATACGGCGGTGAGAAATGGATACTCATATCTACTCGGACTGTTATTGGTGGTAAAAACCCGTTCATGGGGATCGCCTATGTTGTAGTCGGTGGCACTTGTGTCCTGCTTGGGACACTATTCACTATCGCACATCTTGTTAGACCCAG GAAACTTGGTGACCACACCTATTTGACGTGGAATAACGATCAGGATAGCTCTGCTATAGCATCTGGAAGGGACCAGAGGCTCGGGGCACAGGCTTCTTGA
- the spt16 gene encoding chromatin-remodeling protein SPT16 (BUSCO:EOG09260K4V;~COG:K;~EggNog:ENOG410PGE8;~InterPro:IPR000994,IPR011993,IPR013953,IPR029148, IPR029149,IPR040258,IPR036005,IPR013719;~MEROPS:MER0026495;~PFAM:PF08512,PF08644,PF14826,PF00557;~go_component: GO:0035101 - FACT complex [Evidence IEA]), whose translation MADEIVIDKNVFSNRLSSFYAAWKADKRSGNAVFGGVGSIIILMGKTDEANSFQKNNAMHFWLLGYEFPATLLVLTTEVVYVVTTAKKAKHLEPLKGGKIPLEILVTSKEPEQKKKVFDKCLEAIRNAGKKVGILPKDSTTGPFADDWKRAFADVSGELEEVDIAPALSSAAFSVKDTDELVSIRNASRACSGLMSDYFVDEMSRLLDEERQMTHKALASRVDAKIDDAKFFNKLEKLPAEFDAQQIDWAYGPVIQSGGKYDLKLTATSDNSNLVPGIIIAGFGIRYKTYSSIIARTYLVDPSKTQEANYAFLLDIREAIMKDVRDGTAAKDLYNKAIGLVRAKKPELENSFVKSVGAGIGIELRDSNMMLNGKNSRVLKSGMTLSISVGLTDVEDSNAKDKKNSFYSMVVTDTVRVGENGPHVFTKDAGIDMDSVSFYFGDEEEQEKPVKEKKEVKASAVAGRNVTRTKLRAERPTQINEGAEARRREHQKELASKKTKEGLERFAGTTGDENGVAQKKFKRFESYKRDNQFPLKVKDLTIYVDHKASTVIVPIMGRPVPFHINTIKNASKSDEGEYAYLRINFLSPGQGVGRKDDQPFEDLSAHFLRNLTLRSKDNDRLAQVAQDITELRKNALRREQEKKEMEDVVEQEKLVEIRNRRPVKLPDVYLRPPLDGKRVPGEVEIHQNGLRYMSPFRNEHVDVLFSNVKHLFFQPCAHELIVLIHVHLKTPIMIGKRKTRDVQFYREATEMQFDETGNRRRKHRYGDEEEFEAEQEERRRRAALDREFKAFAEKIADAGKDEGVDVDIPFREIGFTGVPNRSNVLIQPTTDALVQLTEPPFLVITLNEIEIAHLERVQFGLKNFDLVFVFKDFHRPPVHVNTIPVESLEAVKDWLDSVDIAFTEGPLNLNWTTIMKTVVSDPYGFFADGGWSFLAAESDSEGDDDEEEESAFELSESELAAADESSEDDSEFDDDASAEASDEEEFSADDESGEDWDELEKKAKKKDRDNGLDDGQGKKRKR comes from the exons ATGGCCGACGAGATTGTAATTGACAAAAATGTCTTTTCCAACCGATTATCAAGCTTCTACGCGGCATGGAAAGCAGACAAGCGTTCAGGCAATGCTGTGTTTGGTGGCGTGGGCTCGATAATCATTCTCATGGGGAAGACAGATGAGGCAAATTCTTTTCAAAAGAATAATGCAATGCAT TTCTGGCTCCTTGGATACGAGTTTCCAGCGACTCTCTTGGTGCTCACCACTGAAGTGGTATATGTGGTCACTACAGCAAAGAAAG CAAAGCACCTTGAGCCCCTCAAAGGCGGTAAAATTCCCCTGGAGATCCTGGTTACTAGCAAAGAACCagaacaaaagaagaaagttTTTGATAAATGCTTAGAAGCTATTAGAAATGCCGGG AAAAAGGTCGGCATACTTCCCAAAGATTCGACTACTGGACCCTTCGCAGATGATTGGAAACGAGCATTTGCGGATGTATCTGGTGAATTGGAAGAGGTTGACATCGCTCCGGCTCTTTCTTCGGCTGCTTTTTCGGTGAAGGATACCGATGAATTG GTCTCGATACGCAATGCATCACGAGCATGCAGCGGTCTTATGTCAGATTACTTCGTTGACGAGATGTCTCGTTTACTTGATGAAGAGAGACAAATGACACACAAAGCGCTGGCCTCTAGAGTTGATGCCAAAATCGACGATGCGAAATTCTTTAACAAATTGGAGAAGCTCCCTGCGGAATTTGATGCACAGCAAATTGATTGGGCCTACGGCCCGGTCATTCAAAGTGGTGGGAAATATGATCTGAAGCTCACAGCTACGTCGGACAACAGCAACCTCGTACCGGGAATCATCATTGCTGGTTTTGGTATTCGGTACAAAACTTACAGCTCGATTATTGCGCGTACTTACTTGGTAGATCCGAGCAAGACCCAGGAAGCAAATTACGCCTTCCTTTTGGACATACGCGAAGCGATCATGAAGGACGTCCGTGATGGTACCGCTGCTAAAGACTTGTACAACAAAGCAATCGGCTTGGTTCGCGCCAAGAAACCGGAACTTGAGAACAGCTTCGTCAAGAGTGTCGGCGCTGGGATTGGGATAGAACTACGCGACTCCAACATGATGCTGAACGGGAAGAACAGCAGGGTACTGAAGAGTGGAATGACACTCTCAATCAGCGTCGGACTAACGGACGTCGAAGACTCGAATgccaaagacaagaaaaaCTCATTTTACTCCATGGTCGTCACAGATACCGTACGCGTTGGCGAGAACGGTCCACATGTTTTCACCAAAGATGCGGGTATCGACATGGACTCCGTCTCTTTTTACTTtggagatgaggaagaacaggagaaaccggtcaaggagaaaaaagaggtTAAAGCCAGTGCCGTTGCTGGTCGGAATGTCACACGAACAAAGCTCCGTGCCGAACGACCTACGCAGATCAACGAGGGTGCGGAGGCCCGCCGCCGCGAGCATCAGAAAGAGCTCGCCTCGAAGAAAACCAAGGAAGGCCTTGAGCGCTTTGCTGGCACGACCGGCGATGAGAACGGTGTTGCTCAGAAAAAGTTCAAACGGTTCGAGTCGTACAAGCGAGACAATCAATTTCCGTTGAAAGTCAAAGACCTCACGATCTATGTTGATCATAAGGCTTCAACAGTCATAGTTCCCATAATGGGTCGTCCAGTACCATTTCACATCAATACCATCAAGAATGCCAGCAAGAGCGATGAAGGAGAGTATGCCTATTTGCGGATCAATTTCCTTTCTCCTGGCCAGGGAGTTGGCAGAAAAGACGATCAACCGTTTGAGGATCTCTCGGCACACTTTCTGCGTAACCTGACGCTCAGGTCGAAAGACAATGACCGGCTGGCACAAGTCGCGCAGGATATAACTGAGCTTCGAAAGAATGCTTTGCGGCGTgagcaagagaaaaaggagatggaggatgtGGTTGAGCAAGAGAAGCTGGTTGAGATTAGAA ACCGCCGTCCCGTTAAACTGCCAGACGTCTATCTAAGGCCTCCATTGGATGGCAAGCGCGTtcctggagaagttgagatcCATCAGAATGGCCTGCGCTACATGTCTCCATTCCGCAACGAGCATGTGGATGTGCTCTTCAGCAATGTGAAGCACCTTTTCTTCCAGCCTTGCGCTCACGAATTAATTGTTCTGATTCACGTTCATTTGAAAACGCCTATCATGATTGGCAAGAGAAAAACAAGAGATGTGCAATTTTATCGCGAGGCTACTGAAATGCAATTCGACGAAACCGGCAATCGCAGGCGCAAGCACCGCTatggcgatgaagaagaattcGAGGCAGAACAGGAAGAAAGACGTCGAAGAGCTGCACTGGATCGAGAATTCAAAGCCTTCGCCGAAAAGATTGCAGATGCTGGAAAAGACGAGGGCGTTGATGTGGATATTCCGTTCAGAGAAATAGGTTTCACTGGTGTTCCAAATCGTTCTAATGTTCTGATTCAACCTACCACAGACGCTCTCGTTCAACTGACTGAGCCGCCATTCCTGGTAATCACATTGAACGAGATTGAAATTGCTCATTTGGAAAGGGTTCAG TTTGGTCTGAAAAATTTTGACCTGGTTTTTGTGTTCAAGGATTTCCACAGGCCACCGGTTCATGTTAACACGATTCCGGTGGAATCTCTGGAAGCAGTCAAAGATTGGCTGGATTCAGTCGACATTGCGTTCACAGAGGGGCCCTTGAATTTGAATTGGACAACTATAATGAAGACGGTAGTGAGTGATCCATACGGATTCTTTGCTGATGGGGGCTGGTCATTTTTGGCAGCCGAGTCTGATTCTGAGggcgatgacgatgaagaagaagagtcGGCATTCGAACTGTCTGAATCGGAATTGGCTGCAGCGGATGAAAGTTCTGAAGATGATAGTGAGTTCGATGATGATGCAAGTGCTGAGGCaagtgatgaggaggaattcAGTGCAGATGATGAGAGCGGTGAGGACTGGGATGAACTGGAAAAGAAAGCTAAGAAAAAAGACCGGGACAATGGCTTGGATGATGGACAAGGGAAAAAGCGAAAGAGGTAG
- a CDS encoding putative mitochondrial carrier protein (COG:C;~EggNog:ENOG410PJN4;~InterPro:IPR018108,IPR023395;~PFAM:PF00153;~TransMembrane:1 (o12-34i)) produces MFPGCLGYELYVLTLLCSVGAVLYTSYLHVLGVLHEPVSQGLKRVYPPAPPSHTFMAGFAAGTLQSVLAAPLDALQVRLQANDILEGQYRSLWHYGQYKLNQIGARGIFAGWSLSFLRDAFGYAVFFSSFEYIKAQAYYSFITAYYGSLGAYQVDRLRSLDSSDRGVPLIKPHYALEPCFLMLAGVVASVAQQTIQHPLSIIQNLHFGRLENLDKQANLAPSRQQMLRLYYHAYQETFKRCKKKAVRVGGWYRWLFRGFVKDSIRQVPSTSAALVIFELVRRKYANLADAIYIEKDGYDILLT; encoded by the coding sequence ATGTTTCCTGGGTGTCTTGGTTACGAGCTGTACGTTTTGACACTTTTATGTAGCGTCGGTGCTGTGCTTTACACATCTTATCTCCATGTCCTTGGCGTTCTCCACGAACCCGTTTCCCAAGGCCTCAAACGCGTCTATCCTCCTGCCCCTCCGTCTCATACATTTATGGCTGGATTTGCGGCCGGTACACTTCAATCAGTGCTCGCTGCTCCTTTGGATGCGCTCCAAGTTCGTCTTCAAGCAAATGATATTCTCGAGGGCCAGTACCGAAGCTTGTGGCATTATGGGCAATACAAGTTGAACCAAATCGGCGCACGCGGCATTTTCGCGGGCTGGAGTCTTTCCTTCTTGCGAGATGCATTTGGATACgcggttttcttttcttcctttgaATATATCAAAGCACAGGCGTACTACTCATTTATCACTGCATATTATGGGTCTTTGGGAGCATACCAGGTGGACAGATTGCGATCGCTCGACTCAAGTGACCGCGGAGTGCCACTAATCAAACCCCACTACGCCCTTGAACCATGCTTTTTGATGCTGGCGGGGGTTGTGGCATCGGTTGCCCAACAGACGATACAACATCCACTGAGTATCATTCAGAATCTTCACTTCGGACGGCTTGAAAATCTTGATAAACAGGCGAATCTTGCTCCTTCAAGACAGCAGATGTTGCGCCTCTACTATCATGCATACCAGGAAACATTCAAGCGATGCAAAAAGAAGGCCGTGCGCGTTGGAGGGTGGTATCGATGGTTGTTTCGTGGGTTTGTAAAAGATTCCATCCGTCAGGTGCCTAGCACTAGCGCTGCGCTAGTCATATTTGAATTGGTGCGCCGTAAATATGCTAATTTGGCGGATGCTATATATATTGAAAAAGACGGATATGATATTCTTCTAACCTAG
- a CDS encoding putative MFS monosaccharide transporter (COG:G;~EggNog:ENOG410PGCG;~InterPro:IPR005829,IPR005828,IPR003663,IPR036259, IPR020846;~PFAM:PF00083,PF07690;~TransMembrane:11 (i20-50o62-81i93-111o117-138i150-171o183-203i269-292o304-327i334-356o362-387i430-449o);~go_component: GO:0016020 - membrane [Evidence IEA];~go_component: GO:0016021 - integral component of membrane [Evidence IEA];~go_function: GO:0022857 - transmembrane transporter activity [Evidence IEA];~go_process: GO:0055085 - transmembrane transport [Evidence IEA]), with protein sequence MSPGSRRTAQMHGLVGKPLLYFTSVFVSLGVFLFGYDQGVMSGIITGWYFKDYFNQPSRAEIGTAVAILEVGALVSSLLVGRVGDLIGRRKTIFYGSIVFFIGGAFQTFATGLPMMMVGRVIAGLGVGALSTIVPVYQSEISPPHNRGKLACIEFTGNISGYAASVWVDYFCSFIDSNYSWRLPLLCQCIMGALLGLGSLVICESPRWLLDNDHDEEGMVVIANLYGKGDIHNDKARQEYREIKMNVLLQRQEGERSYADMFKRYHKRVLIAMSAQALAQLNGINVISYYAPLVFESAGWAGRAAILMTGINGLSYLASTVPPWYLVDRWGRRPILLSGAVAMIISLSLISYFIYIDIAATPALTVILVMIYNAAFGASWGPIPWLYPPEILPLSIRAKGASLSTASNWAFNWLVGEVTPVLQAVIKWRLYLVHAFFCACSFVLVYFLYPETSGVRLEDMNALFGDATTAMPTPATQGEHGSLMGAGSPVSSLDIRRQHGQFGPESAIPGLDIDPPNLHHADSSRPSHSVSQEDSSRRAEGIGGWISNMINYHKGSGAKVDGRQYRRIEQDEQGEE encoded by the exons ATGTCGCCAGGGAGCAGACGGACAGCCCAAATGCATGGCCTGGTTGGAAAACCGTTATT GTACTTTACCAGCGTCTTCGTCTCATTAGGCGTCTTCCTTTTCGGTTATGACCAAGGGGTCATGTCAGGAATTATTAC AGGCTGGTATTTCAAGGACTATTTTAATCAACCATCGCGCGCTGAAATCGGCACGGCGGTTGCGATCCTCGAAGTCGGTGCACTTGTCTCGTCGCTGCTCGTCGGACGGGTTGGCGATTTGATAGGTCGACGCAAGACCATTTTCTACGGCTCAATAGTATTCTTCATAGGCGGCGCATTTCAAACCTTCGCGACAGGGCTGCCTATGATGATGGTTGGGCGTGTCATTGCAGGTCTAGGAGTTGGGGCACTATCGACAATTGTGCCTGTATACCAGTCCGAAATATCG CCTCCGCATAATAGGGGGAAGTTGGCCTGTATTGAGTTCACCGGAAATATCTCTGGATACGCAGCAAGCGTATGGGTCGACTATTTTTGCAGCTTCATTGATAGTAATTACTCGTGGCGCTTGCCGTTGTTATGCCAATGCATAATGGGGGCGCTCCTCGGACTTGGTAGTCTTGTCATCTGTGAGTCACCTAG GTGGCTTCTGGATAACGACCACGATGAAGAAGGCATGGTAGTCATTGCAAACCTCTACGGGAAAGGTGATATACATAACGACAAAGCGCGACAGGAGTATAGAGAAATTAAGATGAACGTCCTCCTCCAACGACAAGAAGGCGAGAGATCCTACGCCGATATGTTCAAGCGGTACCATAAACGCGTCCTGATAGCAATGTCGGCACAGGCGTTGGCGCAGCTTAACGGGATCAATGTTATTTCATACTACGCACCACTTGTCTTCGAATCGGCGGGTTGGGCAGGCCGCGCCGCCATCCTTATGACAGGCATCAACGGACTCTCCTATCTCGCATCCACTGTGCCGCCATGGTATCTTGTGGATCGTTGGGGAAGGCGGCCAATTTTGCTCTCTGGCGCAGTTGCTATGATaatctctctttctctgatATCATACTTCATTTATATTGATATTGCAGCAACCCCGGCATTGACAGTTATCCTCGTCATGATTTATAATGCCGCTTTTGGTGCATCTTGGGGTCCCATACCCTGGCTCTATCCACCCGAGATCCTTCCCTTGAGTATCCGTGCGAAGGGTGCCAGTCTCAGCACAGCATCAAACTGGGCTTTCAATTGGCTTGTTGGTGAAGTTACTCCTGTCCTTCAAGCTGTCATAAAATGGCGACTTTATCTTGTGCATGCCTTTTTCTGTGCATGTAGCTTTGTGTTGG TTTATTTCCTCTATCCGGAGACTAGCGGTGTTCGCCTGGAAGACATGAATGCTCTATTTGGAGATGCGACCACCGCAATGCCAACACCAGCTACTCAAGGAGAACATGGCTCCTTGATGGGAGCTGGGTCTCCAGTCTCCTCGCTCGATATCCGGCGCCAGCATGGGCAATTCGGGCCTGAAAGCGCCATCCCCGGTTTAGACATAGACCCTCCAAACCTACATCATGCCGACAGCAGCAGGCCTAGTCATTCTGTGTCTCAGGAAGACAGCAGCAGGAGGGCAGAAGGTATTGGTGGTTGGATATCTAACATGATCAATTACCACAAAGGGTCAGGAGCAAAGGTAGATGGTCGTCAGTACAGACGTATTGAGCAAGACGAACAAGGTGAGGAGTAA